A stretch of DNA from Desulfosarcina ovata subsp. ovata:
CGGTTTGCTGTACTGAAAGGCAGACAAAACCATTTCCGCCCGCCAGTTGTCAAACCGGACTGCACGGAGTAACCAGGCCAGGGTTTCCATATCCTCGGTAGCGTTGTCCATAAACAAGTCGATTTCCGAGGCGGACGCCCGGATGATGTTGCGATAGTCCTGATCGACGGTTTTTTGAAAATAGCGGTAATTGGTCCACATCAGCACGGCGCTGGTGGCAGCGATGCCCAGGATCACGAAAGGCAGCACGAATCGCAGAAGCTGCCTGAATATCCCAGTTTTGCGGGGTTGCCGATCCATGCATGGTAAGTAGCGCGAAATTCCCACAGATTGCAATCGTACATCAACAAAGCCCTCAATGCCTGCCGATCGAACTTTCCTTCCCGAACACGGCCGGAGAACGAATTACCAGGACCAGGCCCGCGACCGATGCCAGGCAACCCACGATCATCGTTTCGCGGACATCCGCCAATTCGGCAAACACGCCTCCCAGCAGGCATCCACCGAGCAGGCCCGCCCCGCGCAAGGATGCCAGGGCGGCCATGGTGGCGCCCCGGCGGGAAGGTCGGCAATCCCGTTGGATCCGGCTTTCCGTCAGCATCTGGAGCATGGTAAATCCCCATCCGCAATCAGCCATGGCCAATACGAAAAGGCGCAGATTGGGCAAAATCGCCAAAACGGCGAATCCCATGCCTATAAGGAAGAAACAAATACGGAAAAGGGTGAAATCCCGCCACCGATTTACCATGGCGGACAACAGCAGGGCCGCCAGGCAGGCCCCCGCCTGATAGCCGGCCATGACCACCCCCCAGGCAACGATATCCCCCTGGAAAAAGAAATGGTTGTAGACGGGTGCAGCGACGTTCAACAATCCGCCGATGCCGATGGCCGCCGCCGATACCGTCACCCAGGCGCCCACCCGCCGATCCATGAGCGAAGCGACGTAGGCCCGGACCAGGCATTGGGGCCAGGCGGTGATATGACCGGGAGTTGATATGCTCATGGAATCGCTGGTCTTGGGCAGCCCCCGGATCAAGATGGCGCTTACCCCATACATGACTACGCCCGTTCCCAGGGAAATGCCGGTTCCCGCTTGGCGAATCGACAGGCCGATGAGCAGGGGGCCGGCAATACCAGCAGACAAGGCCATGCGCTCGTTCAGCGCATTGAAACGTGAGGCACGGGAAATGTGAGAAGATCGGAATTGATAAAAATAGGGTAACACTCAGATAAGTGGAAAACAAGGAGAAAAGAGGCAAGCGTTCACCGGGCAACGCATGGCTGTTTTTCGCTTGCCCGCTTTTTCGCTAAAAGGGGATCAACCCAACCGATGATGCTGTTTTACTATTGATTCAAATGAACGGATCTATTTTTTAGGCCATCCCCTTCCCGCGCGTGCGGCATGTAGGACAAACGGCAGGCGGTCAGCATTGCGGCAACCGACAACACGGCGCCAAAGCCAAACAACAGCCGCACTCCGCCGGCCTGCACCACCAACGCGCCGACCGATATTCCGGCCAGCAGGCACGCCCCGCCCAGGGCGGACAGGCCGGACAGGACGCCGCCCCGGCGGGTTTCGGCGCAATCGCGCTGGATACGGCTCATCAGAAAAATGGCCAGCAACGTGAAAAGGCAACCCAGGCAGGCCATGACGATGGCGAACAGGGGCAGACAAGTAAAGATCGCCAG
This window harbors:
- a CDS encoding MFS transporter; its protein translation is MALSAGIAGPLLIGLSIRQAGTGISLGTGVVMYGVSAILIRGLPKTSDSMSISTPGHITAWPQCLVRAYVASLMDRRVGAWVTVSAAAIGIGGLLNVAAPVYNHFFFQGDIVAWGVVMAGYQAGACLAALLLSAMVNRWRDFTLFRICFFLIGMGFAVLAILPNLRLFVLAMADCGWGFTMLQMLTESRIQRDCRPSRRGATMAALASLRGAGLLGGCLLGGVFAELADVRETMIVGCLASVAGLVLVIRSPAVFGKESSIGRH
- a CDS encoding MFS transporter, which produces MTSVYLDPLADPRIGIWSILILASGIVGSVLNFGAPVYNRTFFQGDIVAWGAVMSGYQAGACLATLILPALDTRLTDRSLLICCFTLVGLGFILLAIFTCLPLFAIVMACLGCLFTLLAIFLMSRIQRDCAETRRGGVLSGLSALGGACLLAGISVGALVVQAGGVRLLFGFGAVLSVAAMLTACRLSYMPHAREGDGLKNRSVHLNQ